A window of the Enoplosus armatus isolate fEnoArm2 chromosome 5, fEnoArm2.hap1, whole genome shotgun sequence genome harbors these coding sequences:
- the LOC139285353 gene encoding protein Smaug homolog 2 translates to MMFRDQVGILTDWFKGWNECEQTVALLSLLKRVSRTQARFLHICLEHWLADCTEIHILEAEANNAAIVSQWHQEPKEKVVSLLLSHLPLLQPRNSEAKCEYMKLLQKVLSHTIESSLFVEESRQLLSYALIHPATTLDDRTSLAMWLNHLEEHLSSGYAPRAPSSPYHPRQGSDEWPSSAEALDPGHAWHDKSPSSSTSPAGQNGHMPFPGGMSSPINSNNAGLGGQMQPSPLKKSMCVIPSSLQACGSEWVCQDDAGGRQNFIPTDHAPLSPQSSVASSGSEQTEEQGSSRNTFQEDGSGMKDVPAWLKSLRLHKYASLFSQMTYEEMMILTEQHLESQNVTKGARHKIALSIQKLRERQSVLRSLEKDILEGGNLRNALQELQQIITTPIKAYSPPSAAQTAPDAATAPDAATSSSEATKTGADKEPASEGFQSHNPPPCDVDSSATPISDGDIAGQFTRVMGKVCTQLLVSRPDEENISCYLQLIEKCLIHEAFTETHKKRLVSWKQQVLKLLRLFPRKAMLDMPVYRQKGWTYGSNSLPTAGSVSGGVARRGQRQFQMTPRGLPAGRMGLLSPGGIGGASPRHTLTSPALAGQGRQNLWFANPGGSNSMPSQSRSSVQRTHSLPVHTSPQTMLMFQQQECQVPGADLEINPTLESLCLSMTEHALGDGTDRTSTI, encoded by the exons ATGATGTTCCGAGACCAGGTAGGTATCCTCACAGATTGGTTCAAGGGCTGGAATGAGTGTGAACAGACGGTGGCACTGTTGTCCCTCCTGAAGAGGGTGTCCCGCACCCAGGCTCGCTTTTTACACATCTGCCTTGAACACTGGCTGGCAGACTGCACAGAGATCCACATCCTAGAAGCTGAGGCCAACAATGCAG CAATTGTCAGCCAGTGGCATCAGGAGCCAAAGGAGAAGGTTGTGTCCTTGCTGCTGTCccatctgcctctgctgcagccaCGCAACAGTGAGGCCAAATGTGAGTacatgaagctgctgcagaaggTGTTGAGTCACACTATTGAGAGTAGCCTGTTTGTGGAAGAAAGCAGACAGCTGCTTTCCTACGCGCTCATCCACCCTGCCACCACACTGGATGACCGCACCTCTCTGGCCATGTGGTTAAACCACCTGGAGGAGCACCTTTCCAGTGGCTATGCACCCCGGGCCCCATCTAGCCCCTACCACCCCCGCCAGGGCTCAGATGAATGGCCTAGCTCTGCTGAGGCTCTGGACCCCGGCCACGCCTGGCACGACAAGTCTCCTTCATCCAGCACATCTCCAGCAGGCCAGAACGGACACATGCCTTTCCCAGGGGGGATGTCCTCTCCCATCAACAGCAATAACGCAG GTCTGGGTGGGCAGATGCAGCCCAGCCCTCTGAAGAAGTCCATGTGCGTTATTCCTTCCAGTCTCCAGGCTTGTGGCTCTGAGTGGGTTTGCCAGGATGACGCAGGGGGCCGGCAGAACTTCATTCCAACAGACCACGCACCCCTTTCACCCCAGAGCAGCGTAGCCTCCTCTGGCAGTGAGCAAACAGAAGAACAGGGCTCCAGTCGCAACACCTTCCAGGAGGATGGCAGTGGCATGAAAG ATGTTCCCGCATGGTTGAAGAGTCTCCGCCTTCATAAATATGCATCCCTTTTCTCCCAGATGACCTATGAGGAGATGATGATTCTAACAGAGCAGCACCTGGAGTCGCAG AACGTCACTAAAGGAGCACGGCATAAGATCGCCTTGAGTATCCAGAAACTgcgagagaggcagagtgtgCTCAGGTCTTTAGAAAAG GATATTTTGGAAGGGGGAAACCTGCGTAACGCCCTCCAAGAGCTGCAACAGATCATCACCACCCCCATCAAGGCCTACAGCCCACCCAGTGCAGCACAGACCGCCCCGGATGCAGCCACCGCCCCGGACGCAGCCACCTCCTCTTCAGAAGCCACAAAAACAGGAGCAGATAAAGAGCCGGCCTCAGAGGGCTTCCAGTCCCACAACCCACCTCCCTGTGATGTAGACTCCTCAGCCACACCCATCTCAGACGGCGACATTGCTGGACAGTTCACCCGAGTCATGGGTAAAG tgtGCACCCAGCTGCTGGTGTCAAGGCCAGATGAGGAGAATATCAGCTGTTACCTTCAGCTCATTGAGAAGTGTCTGATACATGAG gCTTTCACAGAAACTCACAAGAAAAGGCTGGTCTCCTGGAAGCAGCAGGTCCTCAAACTGCTCCGCCTGTTCCCTCGGAAAGCTATGCTGGACATGCCTGTGTACCGACAGAAAGG cTGGACCTATGGGTCCAACTCCCTCCCCACAGCAGGCTCTGTGAGTGGAGGTGTAGCGAGGCGGGGCCAAAGGCAGTTCCAGATGACCCCTCGTGGACTCCCAGCTGGACGCATGGGCCTTCTGAGTCCCGGCGGGATCGGGGGAGCATCTCCACGCCACACGCTCACTAGTCCTGCGCTGGCAGGCCAGGGTAGACAA AACCTCTGGTTTGCCAACCCTGGGGGCAGTAACAGCATGCCAAGTCAGAGTCGCAGCTCTGTGCAGCGGACCCACTCACTCCCTGTCCACACTTCCCCACAAACCATGCTCATGTTCCAGCAGCAAG AATGCCAAGTTCCAGGTGCTGACCTGGAGATCAACCCCACGCTGGAGTCATTGTGCCTCAGTATGACAGAGCATGCCTTAGGGG ATGGAACAGACCGGACATCAACAatatga
- the socs9 gene encoding suppressor of cytokine signaling 9, with protein MSLPKESGNRGKDRERGARPKVRQSRSEERRDAGGRKGGKGKKKGFASHEPAAERPVSDGFEYGELLSDLETRDQSSSPLKESWRWQGLEVAASLLGQERVTARPGLGTISSATELPAPSEGEGRGSSSSRTFRQKIQDAMGQCFPIKTHSVVAPASPPQALSSSTACASSRRKIHLSELMLDDCPFPVGSELAQKWYLIKQHTAPITQPPMLDSAVVCSAPTSAMATVVEDVDDRLRERRRISIEQGVEPPPNAEIHTFEVTAQINPLYKHGPKLAHGMNELAGADRASVHQQQQLLLQRQQQHQLLLQSCLDTLDEVVASASAPASAPASASASASASASASASASLHTCDTISDPLVDPEVTATSMPPRATLPQTEHHKSQDGYRIHTQIDYIHCLVPDLLQITNLPCYWGVMDRYEAETLLEGKPEGTFLLRDSAQEEYLFSVSFRRYGRSLHARIEQWNHNFSFDVHDPSVFHAPTVTGLLEHYKDPNSCMFFEPLLSNPIHRTQPFTLQHICRAAISSYTTYDGINMLPIPNALKKHLKEYHYKQRVRVRRMDTWWE; from the coding sequence ATGTCATTACCAAAGGAGTCAGGGAACCGTGGGAAAGATCGAGAGAGGGGGGCCCGTCCCAAGGTGAGACAGAGCCGGTCAGAGGAGAGACGAGATGCAGGCGGACGGAAAGGTggaaaggggaagaaaaaaggttttgccTCCCATGAACCAGCAGCTGAGAGGCCCGTCAGTGATGGCTTTGAGTATGGTGAGCTGTTGAGTGACCTAGAGACCAGGGACcaatcttcctctcctctgaagGAGAGTTGGAGATGGCAGGGTTTGGAAGTCGCTGCCTCATTACTAGGACAAGAACGGGTAACAGCCAGGCCAGGACTGGGAACCATTAGTTCTGCTACAGAGTTACCTGCACCCAGTGAAGGTGAGGGCAGAGGGTCAAGCAGCAGTCGCACTTTCCGGCAAAAAATCCAAGATGCAATGGGGCAGTGTTTCCCGATAAAGACGCATAGTGTGGTGGCACCAGCATCACCTCCACAGGCTCTTTCATCATCAACTGCCTGTGCCTCCTCAAGGCGCAAGATCCATCTCAGTGAGTTAATGTTGGATGACTGCCCTTTCCCTGTAGGATCAGAGCTGGCTCAGAAGTGGTATCTCATAAAGCAACACACGGCCCCCATTACCCAGCCTCCAATGCTTGATTCTGCAGTAGTGTGCAGTGCTCCTACTTCAGCCATGGCTACTGTGGTGGAGGACGTAGATGACAGGTTGCGAGAGCGCAGGCGCATCAGCATCGAACAAGGTGTTGAGCCACCGCCCAATGCAGAGATCCACACATTTGAGGTGACGGCCCAAATTAACCCTCTCTACAAGCATGGCCCCAAGCTGGCTCATGGTATGAATGAGTTAGCCGGGGCTGACCGAGCCTCCGTTcatcagcaacagcagcttcttctccaaagacagcagcagcaccagctccTACTACAGAGCTGTTTGGACACTCTGGATGAGGTGGTGGCCTCAGCCTCAGCCCCTGCTTCAGCCCCTgcctcagcctcagcctcagcctcagcctcagcctccGCCTCCGCCTCCGCCTCTCTCCACACCTGTGATACTATTTCCGACCCTCTGGTTGACCCAGAGGTTACAGCGACCAGCATGCCCCCTAGAGCCACACTTCCTCAGACTGAGCATCACAAATCTCAGGATGGCTACCGCATTCACACTCAGATTGATTACATTCACTGTTTAGTTCCAGACCTGCTGCAGATCACCAACCTCCCGTGTTACTGGGGGGTCATGGACCGCTACGAGGCAGAGACGCTGCTAGAGGGAAAGCCTGAAGGCACCTTCCTCCTGCGTGACTCTGCCCAGGAAGAATACCTCTTCTCCGTTAGCTTCCGCCGCTACGGCCGCTCACTACATGCACGCATTGAACAGTGGAACCACAATTTTAGCTTTGACGTGCACGACCCCAGCGTCTTCCACGCTCCAACAGTTACCGGATTGCTGGAGCACTACAAGGACCCCAACTCCTGCATGTTCTTTGAGCCCCTGTTGTCCAACCCCATCCACCGCACACAGCCCTTCACTTTGCAACACATCTGCCGAGCGGCCATAAGCAGCTACACCACCTATGATGGCATTAACATGCTTCCCATTCCAAATGCTTTGAAAAAGCACCTGAAAGAATACCACTATAAGCAGAGAGTACGTGTACGGCGAATGGATACCTGGTGGGAATGA